ttatgtgtgtgtgctggtatGCATGTCAATGTGTGTCTGTATATTGGGTATGCACTGTAGGCATGCTAAGTATGAAAATCAATGAGCAGGTCAATGACTGTaggcctgtgtatgtgtgttccagAGGAGGATGTTCTGGTTCAATTGGGTGTGATGGAAGTGACCACTGTGTTTCATTAAGCTGCTGTGATCCTGAGGCAGGCAGTCAATCAGAGATTAAAGACAGACtggcagtgtgcgtgtgtgtgtgtgtgtgtgtgtgtgtgtgtgtgtgtgtgtgtgtgtgtgtgtgtgtgtgtggccctacTCACAGATGGTGAAGCAGTTTCATCCACCCCAGGCCTGCCACTGACTGCTAGTCGGGTCTGCTTGTCTTTCTCCAACTGAATCATCCATTACATGATCCCAGCTACATTTCTATAGTCTTAGCCTCTTCGCaagctttgtttgtttgttgacacatcctctctatctatctatgaaAAACTACAGAGCCCAGTAGCTGTCTACAACATTGGCACCGCAGGCGAAATCCCGGTAAATCTGTCACATTATAGCCACCACTGTGGAGTGCTTCTCTTGTGAAGTACATCAGGGCTTCTCTGGCTTGTTATCActcaagagaggagaggggatacaAAAAAGGTCAATGCCTCAACTGTTTCCTCTTCCCACGTCACATCACAGCACTGGTAGGAATGGGGAGACAGGAAAGGGGGGATTTCGTCCTTCTAAAAAATGTAAgggcagacatacagtacatgtgctCTGAGTCTTACTGCAGGGGTGGCACGCCTGGGTGTCTCACTAAGCAGGGGAGGGGATTGGGGGGCAGGGGGATTTATTTGAAGGATGCACGCACAGCGCGGCCCTTGAGGGGCTGAGGGGGGCGGTAGTTGTCCACCATGCAGCAGGCGGCCTCGCCCTCTCCAGAGAAAAGCAGGCTCCGGAATTTGCCCATCTgtcagaggagaaaggagagagaggagatagagttaTACTCCTTACCTCCTGTCCCTGTCACTCACCCCAATACATCTCCAGTCATACAGTTGGTAGCCTTCATTAAGTAAAGCAAAGGTTGTGAGGGACTTCTCTATTTAAATTATTTTCCTAAACAGTGATTCATGGAATTAAGCTTAGTGTCTTTCTGTTGATGCCTTAAGTCTGACAAAGAGATTGAGGTCACAAATGAGAAGTACAGTCAAATGACCCATCTAAGAGATTTGCCATTCATTTTGGCCAATAAATTAGTAAGAGGTCACAAGTTCGTGGCTACAGCCATtggacatactgtacagtacatagtgcAACCCCTGAAACAAGTCTCTTATTTTTCACCCTCAGGGATTGAATAACATTTGATCACAGGAGACAAGTAAGTTCTTATTAAACTAATATCCACCCAAATATTTTAATCTTAAAGTAGCTTCTAATAGTGCGTCATTAGCTACTGATAAACACTTAATACAATGTTCCTTCTTCTGAAGTGTTTCTGTTACCATTCAtgatatttactgtatgaatAATTTATCTGATATTATATCTTATGTCTCTGCCTAGTACGGCACCCCCTCTAAAGTCTATGTGTACATTTCCCTGTTCACCCTTGAGACGCCCAGGCAAAGGTATAAAATAAACATTTGACTGGGCAGTGTTACATGGTCACAAGTGAGTCAAGCCACAAGGGCAGGGTTTAGAGAAGACGTGGGCTGCCATTTTACAGGAACTCTCAGCATGACTATGCTTGTATGAAAATATGTGGGTTGAGGTTGATGTAGGAGCATTTTCTCCACTGGAAATAAACAGACCTCCCACATACTACTTTATTTTTTTGGCCAACAGAACGTCCAGCTGGACAGGCACATAGGAATCTTTTCAGTTTTGGTGGAGAACCAGGAACGACCTCAATGACCTGGAATGACGTGTCCCATTACTCTAAAATAGGAGAAAAGACTGCATAAATAGCAGCCATATGCTTCTCAACTATCAAATCTTcttatctacaacacattataaTTGTCAAGCAGACTCTTTAATCAAGGAAGAGATTAAGAAAGGAGGCTATTCCAGACTATTGGAACAAAGCCAGTATACTGTAGCTGCAGAGTGTAAATTCAATCCCTTACTACTCAATGAGGTCGTGACCTATCATACCTGGGCAGGGCTGACGCTGATTGACTCCTTGCAGACAATCCAGGTGACACTCTCCAGCAGAGGAGGTGTGGTCAGGGAGCCGTCGTAAGTCCAGTAGTCTAGGGACTTGGGGAGCAGGATGGTGGGGTCAAAATTCTCGAAAGAGGTCTGCTTGCCCTGTAAACAAAGAGGGAGGCAAACGACACGTTTACATCAGCAGGTCAAGGATTGGCTCAGAGAATGGCAGGTTCCATGCTAGCAGTAGCACCACTTACAATGCTTGCTCCAGATAGACTCACCTTGGCTTTAATGGCATCAAAAGCATCAAGGACCTTCTGAAGATTGGCATTTTCATTTCCAACCTAATGAGACAAATTCAACACGCATAAATGGCAAATAATAATGATAATTTGACCAAAATATTGcacttgaaaatgtatttatattatcTTTAACTAATAATCTAAGTCAAAACAATTGAAGGTATACAGCAGTCCATTGCTACACACCCGGAGGAAGACTCCTACAACAGCAAGGCCATCAGACTTGCTAGCAGCATCACCAAAGCTGGGGTACTTGGTGTTCCAGTGTACCAGGTGGAGCTAAAATAAAGAAATAGGACACAAGCAGTGAGCAACCCTAGGGAGTATTTTCTTACCACTAGGCCTTGGGTCTTTTGTACAGTGGGGTTTAGGGGTTTAGACCAATTTGGAAGTTGCATGGCTGAGGCTTTTGTTGAATTACACAATATTTATTGAAAAGCAGGGTTGAAGTCAATTCCCTTTCAGCAAAGTCAATTCATGAAATAAATTGAAATTCAATTCACGAATTGGCAGAAATTCCTCATTGAATGTCAAGCGAACATTTTCACTCCATGAACTGAAAGTTCACTGACCCTTAAAAGTCATTTATGAAAAAAACTAAAAGAAACATATTGATGGCTTGCCAAATACTGTGGGTTGCACTACTAATGCATACCATTCAAACTTGTGTTGAAACTAAGGGATTCAAATCAAGTGTGTGACCAGTGTCAGTACCTCGGCAGCATACTTGGTCCCGGCCACGGTATGCTCAGAACCCCTGTCGTCGCTGGCGCCCCAGTGGAAGTGGAACTGCTTTAGCCTGTACGTCCCTGAAATGGGCCCCCCTGTCAGAGCTGCCAACCGAACACAGAAAACAAAGACATAAACACGTATGGGTCAACCTGTTATGTGGCCCGAGTTAGTACTACCTGACACCAGTTTAAGTCCACTTTGTATAACAGCACTACAAGACTTGCATGTACAAAACACATGAGATGTTCACATTTTTTAACAGGATCATTGTGCTTTCATAATAACATTTCAAAATACACCATgttcctttttttttttactgagatAACATCGCTTTTAATCTTTGGTCCATGATGAAAATGTGTCACAAGACACAATGCGATGAGTTGTCTTGACGGGTATAATGTGGACAGACATAACTGACAGTCGTCATGCCAGAACGATAATAAGAGAGCAATGCAAAAGCCGCTGGTGTCCCTGccatccccacctctcccccacactagcacacagacacagacttccTGTTTGATGGAAGAAGCAGACTCAGTTCCTGTTGCGTAATCCAGACCGAAAATCAGCAAGCCCAAGGTCAGCTTAAAATACTTTCCAGGTATTGTTCCTTTGAGATAGTCATCTATTTATACCAATTTAGTGGCAGCAGGTAATCCTTGACTAATTAGTCGATTCCCATCTCACGTGATGTCACAGTTGATCCTGACCGAATAGGCTATAGCCTATAGGTTCTCTTTGAAAATGATTAAGGACACGATTTACAATAGTTGGTTCTGCTTAATAAGAAGGTGGAGACTTTTCTGACAAGTAGCAgagggtgtgagtgtgtgactgtTTACAGGTTTCTGATACAGGATTACATTAGGAGACTGACATTGACCACACCCTGTGGGTAGATTTAGACTATAGCTATGATGGCGTAATTTCCAATGTAGGTCTACACACAGACAGGTATGACTAACAGTCATTCGTTCATTCAGGCATAAGCTTATATTTGTGTTTGAGTATGAACTTGGCATTCCATTTAAATGAACTTCCATTACGTTAACACAATAAACATGAAACATTTACCCTGTATGCACTAAGGCAATCATAAATAGAGGATTACCAATTCAATATCAATAAACCCCCCCTGACATATAGGCCTAATGCTGCATCTAGTAAAATGCTAGGATCACATGCCATCAGGAATTACAGAGACAATAGAATATCCTGTGTTACAAATCACAGGAATATAAAAATGCTACACCATACATTAAGATTTGGATTAAGTCGTTTCTAAATTTCTCACAGCAATATTTTAGAAATATGAATgtgaaccccccccccttctgGATTTTGTCATTACATTTTTGCACTGTATTAGGCAATAGACAATTTTTTAAATCGAATTATAATGACAGCGGAACTAGTAAAATATCATCATGTTTTACTTAGTTACTAAAAACATTACCGTTCACTCCTGACACATTAATGGTTAACCAGACTCAGTCCTATTTGCATAAACTGACCTTCGCCTTTTTTTGCGCTAATAACCGCTCTTCCAGTCTAAAGGTCTAGCGTGCAGGGGAAAGTTTGTGAGGGGTTGCGTTACCAATTCCATTACATACTATTGTTTTCATGCCATAGTGTGGGTGGTGAACGAATATAGTCTCATCCAGCCATATTCCATGCCCATAATATTTGTTACTTTGTAAACGTATTAATTATTAATATTAAAAAAGTGCACAAAGTATCCACAACTCTAAGGTACCATTTCGAGACACCTGTCATGACGCATGCTTAATGATTGACACTAACTTGAGTTGTCGTTGTCGTCGGTGTAGGTCACTTGAAAGGAATGTCCGTTGT
This genomic window from Oncorhynchus gorbuscha isolate QuinsamMale2020 ecotype Even-year linkage group LG07, OgorEven_v1.0, whole genome shotgun sequence contains:
- the LOC124039728 gene encoding carbonic anhydrase 1-like; translated protein: MSHAWGYAPDNGPDKWCEGFPIANGPRQSPIDIVPGEAAFDAALKALTLKYDPSTSIDILNNGHSFQVTYTDDNDNSTLTGGPISGTYRLKQFHFHWGASDDRGSEHTVAGTKYAAELHLVHWNTKYPSFGDAASKSDGLAVVGVFLRVGNENANLQKVLDAFDAIKAKGKQTSFENFDPTILLPKSLDYWTYDGSLTTPPLLESVTWIVCKESISVSPAQMGKFRSLLFSGEGEAACCMVDNYRPPQPLKGRAVRASFK